GCCGCTCGGTCATCGTTCTGGGAAAGGTTCTCGGAGGCACCACGCTGGCGGGTGTTCAGGGCTCGCTATTTCTGGTTTTCGCGCCAGCGGTTGGTGCACACTTCAATGTCTCCGGCCTCTTGCTGATTGTTCTCTCAGTGTTCCTGATGGCGTTCGCGCTTACCGCACTGGGATTCACGCTGGCCTGGCGAATGGAATCGGCGCAGGCTTTTCACGCGATTGTGAATCTGTTTCTGATTCCTCTGTGGCTGTTGTCGGGCGCACTCTTCGCGGTGAATAACGCTTCAGGATGGATTCAATGGGTGATGCGGTTGAATCCACTTACGTATGGACTTGACGTGTTGCGGACTGCGCTCTTCCCCTCAACCGCATCGATGAATCAGTTCTCGCTCCCGACTTCGCTAATGATCCTGATCGCGTTCACTGCGGTGATTTTTTCCGTAGCGTTCCTGATGGTGAACCGAAGAACAACCCAACCTGTCGCCTGAATCCCAATTGCAGATCGACTACAGCATATTCCCGCCACTTGATGCCACGCTCAATGGCACGACCGCCGTCTTGCTGGCCATCGGGCACAGGTTCATCAAGCGCGGCGCAGTGGCCAGGCATCGCGTGGTGATGATCGCTGCATTTATCGTTTCGT
Above is a genomic segment from Terriglobales bacterium containing:
- a CDS encoding ABC transporter permease produces the protein MGTTFPDLTAGEPSSALLPIVSLWRREIVRFYRQKSRVIGVILSPLVFWLVIGSGFGNSYRSGAGDQHYLQYFFPGALLMIVLFTSIFTMMSVIEDRDRGFLSSVLVAPVSRSVIVLGKVLGGTTLAGVQGSLFLVFAPAVGAHFNVSGLLLIVLSVFLMAFALTALGFTLAWRMESAQAFHAIVNLFLIPLWLLSGALFAVNNASGWIQWVMRLNPLTYGLDVLRTALFPSTASMNQFSLPTSLMILIAFTAVIFSVAFLMVNRRTTQPVA